The window CCGGTGCATCTCGCCGATGGCCGCCTCGCAGGACGCCACCGCGCAGCGCATGGCCTTGATCTCGTCCGGTCCCTTGATCATCCGGGCGAACTCGGTGACCTCCTGGCCGCTGCACACCTGCACCCCCAGCGCATCGAGTGCCCGTAGTCCGGAGACTTCGATGCGATCCACCGCCAGGCGGCGGTTGCTGCCGGCGTGCTGGCGCAGCAGCTCATCGACCTGGCCGCAGAAGCGCCTGGCGTGCTCCTCGGTACGCTCAGCGGTTTCGAAATAGAAGAACGAAGCGCCGCTGCGCAGCTCGCTGACCAGTGGCAAGTGTGCCGACAGGTGATCGCAGCCGTGGAAATCCCAAAGCACCACATGGCCGCTGGCGCTGATGAAACAGGCCCGGGCCGGGTTGTGGGTCGTCCACAACTGCATGTTGGTGGTGTCGGTGGCATAGCGGATGTTCAGCGGGTCGAACAGCAGGATGCCGCCGAGGTCGCGCGCCACCAACTGCTCGCGCAGGCGTTGCAGGCGATACTCGCGCATCGTTGGCAAATGGGGGGGCTCCAGGCCCAGACGCGCCCATTCGGCGAACGCCAGGGCGGTCGGGCCGATCTCCACGCGATCGTTGTCGTCCACGGAGCCGTCGAGCTTGAGCTGGGCGGCCCGGTTGCGCGCCGGGTCGATGCGGCGGGAATGCGGAGGGATCGAGAAGGGTGAGGTCATCATGGCTTTGCGGGTCCTGTTGTTGTTTTTCTGATCGCTGCACGGTATCTGGACAACAGTCTAGGGCGAGGCTCCCGGCCGCGAGAATCGACATTTTCTGCGGGCTTTTGATGAGTTTACGTTATGGCTGGAGGCCGGCTCCCGGGGCATGCGCAGTGTTCAGCCGGGAAGGCTGAGCTTGGCCATGCGCCCGCCGTCCACCGTCCAGACCTGGCCGGTGACGAAACCCGCTTCTTCGCTGGCCAGCCAGGCCACCAGGCTGGCGACTTCCTCGGGCGTGCCGGTGCGACCGACCGGGTGGATGCGGCCCAGGCCCTGGCGGAAGGCCTGCGGGTCGGGCATGTGCTCGATGAAGTCGATGTTCAGGTCGGTATCGATCCAGCCTGGGGCGACGGCGTTGCAGCGGATGCCCTCGAAACCGTGGTCGATGGCGATGGCCCGGGTCAGGCCGTGCAGGCCGGCCTTGGAGGCGCAGTAGGCGGCGTGCTTCGGATTGGAGCCAAGGCCCTCGGTTGAGCCGATGTTGACGATGCTCCCGCGGCTCTGGCGTAGATGCGGCAGGGCGGCCTTGATCAGGGCGAACGGGGTGGTCAGGTTGACGGTGAGGTTGCGGTTCCAGTCTTGCAGCGACATGTCCTCGGCCAGGATCTCCTGCATCATGCCGGCGTTGTTGACCAGTACGTCCAGCCGCCCGGCCAGCGCGAGGGTTTGCGTCATGGCGTGGGCGGCGTTGGCCGGGTCGCCGAAGTCGACGCAAATGCTTTCAAAGCTCGGGTCGCTGCCGCGCTGGGCGGTGATGACACGGGCGCCTTCGTCCCGCAGGCGCAGGGCGATGGCGCGACCGATGCCGCTGCGGCCGCCCGTGACCAGGGCTACCTTGTTCTCGAATCGTTTCATTGAACATTCTCTCCAGTCATGAAAAAGCTTCGGCGGGTGGACCGGCCAGGGCTTGCCTCTGCTGGCCTGTGTGGCTAATTCGCATACTCAACTTCGGCCCAGGTCTTTGCCAGGCTGCGTTGCCATTTCTCGCCGTAGCCGGCTACGACTCGTCATGGCGCCTTGCCTGGCAAACCCTTGGACTTGAATGTGGGTATCCGAAACCGTACAGGCCCCTAGCGGTTCGCCTCGAGGCTTGAAGCGCTGAACTGCCGTGTCGTGGCACTCGGTGCCGAGGTTTCGCTCAGCCGCTTGCCCTTGGTTTCCGGGGCGAGCAGGTAGGACACGACCCAGCCGAACAGGCTGATACCCGCCGCGATCAGTACGGTGGTGGTGATGCCGTATTGGGTCATGCAGAACGGCAGAAAGAAGGTCCCGCCCGCCGCGCCGATCCGCGAGGTGGCAGTGGCGAAGCCGACGCCGACGCCACGAATCTCGGTAGGAAAAACCTCGCCCGGGTAAACACCGGTGAGCGTGGTGGAAATGGCGTTCGCCAGGGAGAAGGTCAGGAAGCAGATCACCGTGACCATCGGCGAGGCCTCATAGAAGAAGGCCACCACCAGCAACGAAAGGGTTGCGACACCGTAGGGCGGAATCGCCAGTTTGCGCCGGCCGACTTTCTCGATCAGCGCGGCTGCGATCAGTGTGCCGAGCACAGCGATGGCGTTGATGCCCAGGCCTGCGGTCAGGCCGTCTTCCAGGCCGAGGTGTTCGAGGACCGCCGGCACGAAGGTGCCGATGGCGAAGTAGGGCGTGACGTTACAGATCCAGAACACCGAGACGAATACGGTCGCCTTGATGTACTCCGGTGAGAACAGCTGCAGGAAGCCACGCGAGTTGCTGGCCTTGGGCGTGGCTTCGAGATCGCCGCGCTCCTCCGGGTCCATGTACTCGTCGGCCAGTGCCAGTGCTTCCTTGCGGCGACCCTTGCTCATTAACCAGCGTGGCGACTCCGGCGTACCGAGCCGGGCCAGCAGGACGATCACGGTCGGAATGGTGCTCAGGCCGAGGATCACGTTCCAGTTGGCCGTGTGCGAAATGGTCAGCACATAGCCCGAGGCGTAGGACAGCAGGTAGCCGACGTACCAGCCCACTTCCTGGATGCACAGCAGTTTGCCGCGCAGGCGCGCCGGGGCGAACTCCGCCAGCAGGGGCCAGCCGATCGAGTAGTCGGCACCGATCGCGACTCCCATCAGCACCCGCACCGCGAACAGTTGCCAGCCTTCCGTGACGAAAAACTGCGCAACCGAGCCGACCAGGAAGATCGCCAGGTCCAGGGTGAACATCGGCTTGCGGCCGATCTTGTCCGCCAGGTAGCCGCCCAGGGGGCCGCCAATGAAGATCCCGATCAGCGCCGAGGCACCGATCAGGCCTTGCCAGGCCAGGGACAGCTGCAGGTCGTGGGTGATGGCGGGCATCACGATGCCGATGGCGCCCAGGATGAAACCGTCGATCAGCATCCCACCCGAGATCAGGGCGGTGAGCTTGATGATGAATTTGCGTTGTTTGTCCGACATCGCCCGGGCGGGCGGAATTTGGGCAGAGGTGTGCTGGGACACAGGTACATCTCCTCTTTGTTCTTATCGTTGGATGTTTTGGGGGCACGCAGGCCTGTCGCCCTGGAGGGTCATCGTCCCTGAGGACGCTCCAGTGTGCGCAGGCGTTTTTATCTTTGGCATACCAGTTTCGGATAGTCAATAAAAATGAACGTGGCGTTCGTTTTGTGGACGCTTGCTTGACGGCCTGATTTTGCACTTGTAGAGTTTGTTCGCAAATCAAACGTAACGTTCAATATGTGAACAAGAATAAAAGGTGCTGATGATGTCCAGGCAAATGAAACTCTTCGCATTCGACTTCAGTGGTCCGGCCCACCTGTCCTCTGGACTGTGGCGTCACCCGGAGGATTGCAGCAGCGAATACCAGTCCCTGCAGTTCTGGGTGGAGTACGCCAGGCTGCTGGAGAACGCTTGCTTCGACGGGATTTTCTTTGCCGATAACGTTGGCTACCACGATGTCTACCAGGGCTCGGTGGATGCCGCCCTGCGCGATGCCGCACAGATTCCGGCCAACGATCCGGCCTACCTGATTCCAGCCATGGCGGCAGCGACCCGTCACCTGGGCTTTGGTGTCACCTCGACCACCGCCTACGACCATCCGTATTCGCTGGCACGCAAGTTCGCCACGCTCGATCACCTGACCGCTGGCCGCATCGGCTGGAACGTCGTGACCTCGTACGCCGACAGCGCCGCGCGCAACCTTGGCTCCGGCGTGCAGAACGCCCACGATGACCGCTACGGCATCGCCGAAGAGTTCATCGAGGTAGCGCTCAAGCTGTGGGAAGGCTCGTGGGAAGAGAACGCCGTGGTTCGCGACCGTGAAAACTGCACCTACGTCGACCCCAGGCGAGTGCATGAAATCAAACACGAAGGCAAGCACTTCAAGGTGCCCGGGATCTTCCTGTGCGAGCCCTCGCCGCAGCGCACCCCGGTGATCTTCCAGGCCGGCGGCTCCAGTCGTGGCGTGGCCCTGGCGGCCGCCACCGCCGAAGCGGTGTTCATGAACGCGACCTCCAAGGCCGGCCTGAAGAACCAGGTGGACCGCCTGCGCGCCCAGGCCGCCGAAGCCGGGCGTGACCCGTCGCATATCGCCGTACTGCAGATGATCACCGTGGTCACCGGACGCACCGACGAAGAAGCCGAGCAACGCTTCGAGGAATACCGTCGCCTGGTCGACTACGAAGGGGCGATGGCCCGCTACAGCGGTTGGGCCGGTCTCGACATGTCGACCTTCGACCCTGATGTCCCGCTGCGCCACGTCAAGACCAACGCCGGCCAGACCATGGTCGACCTGTTCTCCAAGATGGACCCGACCAAGGAATGGACGCCTCGCGATATCGCCGAATACATCGGTATCGGTGGCACCGCACCGGTCATCGTCGGTGGGCCGAAGAAGGTCGCCGATGAGCTGGTCGCCTGGGTCGAGGAAACCGGCATCGACGGTTTCAACCTCGGTCATGCGGTCAAGTTCCAGGACATCAAGGACTTCGCCGACCTGGTGGTCCCGGAGCTGCAGCGCCGTGGCGTGATGCGCAGGGGCTACGAAGGTTCGACCCTGCGCGAAAGCCTGTTCGGTGCTGGCCAGTCGCGCCTGGCCGACGACCATCCGGGTGCTGCGATCGCCCGGCGCCTCTCCCAATAACGTTTCAAGCCTGAGAACAAGAAAATGACTAGCGTGCAATCCATTCCGAGCCCGATGCTGAGCCCTGCCGAACAGCGCAAGGTGTACGGGCTGTTGCCCACCAGCGTGGTCGCCATCAGTGGCGTCACCGCAGAAAGCACCCCGACCGGTTTCATCGTCGGCACCTTCCAGTCGCTGTCCCTGGAGCCGGCCCTGGTGACCTTCAGCATCGCCAAGACCTCGAGCACCTGGCCGATCCTGCGTTCCCAGGGGCGCTTCACCGCCAACGTGCTGTCCAACCGGCAACTGGACGTGTGCAAGGCGCTGGGCCGCAAGGGCGAGGAGAAATTCAAGGGCCTGGACTTTGACCAGACCGCCTTCGGCACGCCGCACCTGCGCAACGCCGTGGCCTGGATCGACTGCACCGTGCTCTCCGAAGTGGTCGCGGGCGATCACTTCATGATCGTTGGCTCGGTCAACGCGATGAAGGTCGGCAGTGGCGACGCGCTGATCTTCAGCGGTGGCCGGTTCGGTGACTGCAACCTGTGGGACCCGACTGAGCAACAGGCCTCGGCCACTTGCGAGCCGAGCCTGCTCAACCGCATCAGCGACGCCTGGAGCCGGGCCTGGGGCGAGGGTGACACCGGTGCCTTCGAAGCCCTGGTCGCTCCCGACTACGTGCGCCACTCCAAGCAGGGCGAGATGGTGCGCCTGCCGGAAATGCTGCTGCAGATCCAGGAGTCCCATGCCGCGTTCAGCGACTTCAAGGTCGAGATTCTCCACGCGACCGAGGAAGAGGGCCTGATTTCGCTGCACTGGCGCACCATCGCCAAGCACACCGGGGTGTTCATGGATGTGCCGCCGACCCAGCGCAACGTCACCGTGCACGGCGCCTCGTTCATTCGCCACAGGAACGGCCGGATCACCGAGGAGTGGGTGGTCTGGGATCCGCGCGAGCTGCTTTCGTCCATGCATATCTGGCACCTGGGCAATCACAAGGTCGCCTGACCGCTCAACAACGTGTTCTGAAATTCAGCACCACCAAGGCAGGCCCGGCGTCGGGCAGGGCCTGTGAAACGGGAATGGGAGTTTTCAAGATGTCGATTGATGTAAACGCACTCGCCAGCAAACTGATGCACGCACGCAAGACGCGTGAGCCCCTGGAATCGCTGGTGCCGGTGGGAACGCCAACCAGTATCGAGGACGCCATGCGTGTCCAGCAGGAAGTCATGCGCCGCCGCGTGGCACAGGGCGAGCGGATCGTCGGGTTCAAGCTCGGCAATATCGCCAAGGCGATGCAGAGCAAGTTCGGGGTGGATCAGCCGGACTTCGGCTACCTGTACGACTCGCATTTGCGCTACGAGAACCATCGCCTGACCAGCGACCAGTTCCTGGCCCCCTATGTCGAACTGGAGCCGGCGTTCGTGCTCAAGCAAGACTTGGGCGGTGCCCATGTGACGGTCGCGGACGTCATTTCGGCGACCGACTACGTGCTGCCTTCGCTGGAGATCATCGACTCCAGCATCAAGGACTGGAAGATCGGCATCTTCGAAACCCTGGCGGACGGTGCCTCGGTCGGTGGGGTGATCCTGTCGTCCCAGCCACGCAAGCTGACCGACCTGAACCTGTCGGACCTGGCCGGTGAGATCCGCATCAACGGCGAAGTGGTTGCCAGCGGCAACACCTCGGCGGTGTTCGGCAACCCGGTGTCGGCCATCGCCTGGCTGTGCCGCCGCGTCGCCGCTTTCGGCGTGTCGTTCAAGAAGGGCGATGTGATCCTGCCGGGCAGTTGCCTGGCTGCGGTCGAACTGGTTCCGGGCAGCCAGGTGGTGGGCAGCTTCGCCGGTTGGGAAGTGGGCTTCGAATACGTGAAGGCCGACTGATCCCGATCAAGGGCTTGCTAGACAACGATGGAGATGACGATGTCGGTTAAAGGCTTCAACCTGATTGGCCAGGCCGAGGTGGCAGGCAGCAATCCGGCGCTGTGGGGCATTGCCGCCGCGACCGGCGAGCGCCTGGAGCCGGGCTTCGGCGGCGCCACGCTGGATGACCTGGATCGGGCCTGCGCCCTGGCTCGCGAGGCATTCAATCCTTATCGCGAGACATCGCTGGAAACCCGCGCCAGGTTCCTCGAGCGGATCGCCGAGAATATCCTCGAACTGGGTGACACACTGGTCGAACGCTGCATGGCCGAGACCGGCCTGCCCCGGGCGCGTGTCGAAGGCGAGCGTGGCCGGACAATGGGACAGCTGCGGCTGTTTGCCAGTGTCGTGCGCGAGGGCAGTTTCCAGGATGCACGCATTGACCGGGCCATGCCCGAGCGCACGCCGCTGCCACGAGCGGACCTGCGCCTGCGCAATATCCCGCTGGGACCGGTCGCGGTATTCGGTGCGTCCAACTTCCCCCTGGCGTTCTCCGTGGCCGGTGGTGATAGCGCTTCGGCCCTGGCGGCCGGCTGCCCGGTGGTGGTGAAGGCGCACTCGGCGCACCCGGGAACTTCCGAGCTGGTAGGGCAGGCGGTTCAGCGGGCGGTACGCGAGTGCGAACTGCCGGAGGGGGTGTTTTCGCTGCTGTTCGATTCCGGTCGCGAGATTGCCCAGGCGCTGGTGGCCGATCCGCGGATCAAGGCGGTCGGCTTCACCGGTTCGCGCGTCGGTGGCGTGGCCCTGATGAACATCGCCGCGGCGCGCCCCGAGCCGATTCCGGTCTATGCCGAAATGAGCTCGATCAACCCGGTGGTGCTGCTGCCAGGTGCGCTGCAGGAGCGTGGCGCGCAGATCGGCCAGGCCTTCGTCAGTTCGCTGGCCCTGGGCGCGGGGCAATTCTGCACCAATCCCGGACTGGTGATCGCGGTCGACGGCGAGGGCCTGCAGAACTTCATCCGCAGTGCCAGCGAGGCGCTGGGCAAGGTGGCTGCGCAGACCATGCTGACCCCGGGCATCTATCGCAGCTATTGTCATGGTGTCCATTCGCTCGAGTCCAACGCGCGGGTGCAGCCATTGGCCAAGGGCCTCGCCGGTGGCATCAACCAGGGCCAGGCGGCGCTGTTCATGGTCGCGGCCGAGGATTTCCTCGACGACTATCGGCTGCGTGAGGAAGTCTTCGGTTCCAGTTCGCTGGTGGTGCGCTGTGCGAACATCGTTCAGGTTCGCCAGGTCATCGATGTGCTCGAAGGCCAGTTGACTGCTGCGCTGCATCTGTCGCCAAGTGATCATCGGGCCGCACGTGCACTGATCGCCGACCTGGAGCTGAAAGTCGGGCGAATCCTGATCAACGGTTTCGGTACCGGTGTCGAGGTGGCGCATGCGATGGTGCACGGCGGGCCATTCCCGGCGACCTCCGACAGCCGTACCACCTCGGTCGGCAGCTTGGCGATCGAGCGTTTCCTGCGGCCGGTGTCCTACCAGGACCTGCCGCAGGCGTTGCTGCCGCCAGCGTTGCAGGACTCGAACCCGGAAGGTATTGCGCGGCGGGTCGAGGGGCAGATGGTTCTCTGAGAACTTCGCGGACGAACGCGGCTGGCTCAAAAGGCCTGCCGTGATGATTGATAGCGCTTCATGGCCGCCGCACCCAGGCGTGTTTTCGTGATCCGCGAAAACACGGCCTGTGCTTCGCAACGGGAGCCTCGCGGCTCCCCTTGCACCTCAATTGGCTGCCTGGCCTTCCTGGAGAATCCCGGCGATGATCCGCGCGGTGGCGCTCAACGGATCGACGATGCTCGCGATCGTACGGGCGCGCATGCGTTGCGAGGGGCCGGTGATGGCCAGGACACCGATCAGCCGTTGCGATGTGTCGCGGACCGCGACAGCCAGGGCGAACAGGCCCTCTTCCAGTTCGTCATCGACGATCGAGTAGCCCTTCTCACGAATTTCGGTCAGCGAAGCAATGAACGCCTCACGGCTGGTGATCGTCTGGCTGGCCAGCGATTCGAGCTTGGCCGGCAACAGCTTCCTGACCTTGTCGTCAGACAGTTCGGCCATGACCAGTTTACCCGTGGCACTGGCATGCACCGGGAACTCGGTACCCACGTAGCCCTTGGACAGCGTCAGCAGGCGCGAACCGTGTGCCTCGGCGATCAGGTCGAAGTCCGCCTCGCCGTTGACCACCGCATAGCCGATCATCTCGTTGAGCTCGTCGGCGATGCCCTTGAGCAGCGGTTGCAGCCTGCTGATCAGGCCCTTGTACGGATCGGCGAGCCGACCGAGGCGGGCGATCTTCCAGCCCAGCCGGTACTTGTTGTCGACGCGTTCGACAAACCCTGTCTGCTCCAGGCTGAGCAGCAGGCGAAAGGCGGTCGGCCGTGGCAGTCGCACATGCTGGGCCAGTTCGGTGACCGTGATGCCCTCCAGATGTCGGCCCAGTTCGGTCAGCAGCATGGTCGCCTTGATGACGGACTTGTTGTTGAAGTCCGAGGTGCTTTGCGCTGTCTCTTCGTGGTGGTCATCGCTGTTTCTGGACACGCTGGCTGATCCTTTGTCTGGGAGGGCCCGATACCTGAGGTTGGGAAGCGTGCCAGTCTACCTGTTTTTCTCTGTTGGGAGTCCAGAGGTGGGCGGTGTAAGGTAGCGCAAAAACCACTGCCGAGGCCCCCATGTCCGATCAACCCGTGCCTGGAAACGTGACCGATGGTGACCGTTTTCGTCTGTTGGTCGATGCCTTGACCGATCATGCGATCTACATGCTCGACCCGCAGGGACGGGTCAGCAGTTGGAACCGGGGGGCGCAGCACATCAAGGGCTACTCGGCGCAGGAAGTGCTCGGTCGAAATTTCTCGATGTTCTATACCGACGAGGACCGGGCCAACGGTGAGCCACAGCGGGCATTGTCGGTGGCTGCGACCGAGGGGCGTTTCGAGAAGCAGGCCTGGCGCCTACGCAAGGACGGCACGCGGTTCATGGCCCACGTGATACTGGACCCGATCCGTGCCGCCAATGGCGACATCCTCGGCTTTGCCAAGATCACCCGCGATATCACCGAATCGGTCCTGGCGCAGAAGGAACTGGACCTGGCGCGCGAAGCGTTGTTCCAGTCACAGAAGTTGCAAGCCATCGGCCAGCTCAGCGGCGGTATCGCCCACGATTTCAACAACCTGCTGACCGTGATCCGCGGCAACCTCGAATTGCTGAGCAAGCGCGTCGATGGCGACCCGCGACTTTCCCGGCTGGTGGACAACGCCCTGCAGGGCACCGAGCGCGGAGTGTCCCTGACCCAGCGCATGCTGGCGTTCGCCCGGCGCCAGGAACTCAGGACCGAGGCGGTGCACTTGCCGCAGCTGGTGGACAATCTGCTCGGCCTGCTGCGCAGTTCGGCAGGCCCCCAGGTGACGGTCCTGGCGCAACTGGGCGAGACGTTGCCGGCAGTGCATGTCGATATCAACCAGTTGGAACTGGCCTTGCTCAACCTGGTGAGCAACGCCCGTGATGCGATGCCGGCGGGCGGCAGCATTCGTATCGTCGGCGCGGTTCACGGCCGGGTCGACCGGTTGCCGCACGATGAATACGTGTGCCTGTCGATCATCGACGATGGCGAGGGCATGGACGAGCATGTCCTGGCCTATGCCGCCGATCCGTTCTTCACCACCAAGGGCGTGGGCAAGGGCACCGGCCTGGGGCTGTCGATGGTGCATGGCCTGGCCGAGCAACTGGGAGGCCGCCTGGTCCTGAAAAGTCGCAAGGGCCAGGGCACCACCGCCGAGCTCTGGCTGCCGGTGGACAAGGATGCCGATCCGGGAGTGCTCCCGCTCACCGAGGGCCGGCAGCAGCCCTCGTTCAAGCCGCTGACGGTGCTGCTGGTCGATGATGACAGCCTGGTGCTCAACAGTACCGTGTTGCTGCTCGAGGACCTGGGGCACCGGGTGGTCTGCGCGACCTCCGGCGCCCAGGCGCTGCTCTGCCTGGAGCAACAGCCGGGGATCGAACTGATGATCACCGACATGATCATGCCGGAGATGGATGGCGCTCAGTTGGCTGAAGTCGTGCGCAAGTTGCACCCCGACCTGCCGATCATCCTGGCCACAGGCTATTCCGGGCATCTGGAGGGCCTGGCCGTGCAGTTGCCGAGGCTTTTCAAACCCTACAGCCAGGGGCAGTTGGCGGAGATCCTGGCACAGGTGCTGCCTGAGCCGTAACGGCGTGGGCCAGGTCAGGCCGGTTTGCGCCAGTCGTCCGAGGCTTCGGTATTGGCGATGGTGTGTTTCCAGGTGATCTTGCGGTAGGCCAGGCTGACCTTGATCAGTTGGCTGTAGGGGGCACTGGCGGGGTCCTGGGCATTGGGCAGTACGGTATGGATGTCGACGATGGTGGCGTCCTCCATCAGTGTGCTGAAGAAGTGTTCCTGCTTGCCATCGATGGA of the Pseudomonas vanderleydeniana genome contains:
- the dddP gene encoding dimethylsulfonioproprionate lyase DddP, with the protein product MMTSPFSIPPHSRRIDPARNRAAQLKLDGSVDDNDRVEIGPTALAFAEWARLGLEPPHLPTMREYRLQRLREQLVARDLGGILLFDPLNIRYATDTTNMQLWTTHNPARACFISASGHVVLWDFHGCDHLSAHLPLVSELRSGASFFYFETAERTEEHARRFCGQVDELLRQHAGSNRRLAVDRIEVSGLRALDALGVQVCSGQEVTEFARMIKGPDEIKAMRCAVASCEAAIGEMHRAMRAGLSENEIWAVLHAGNIRRGGEWIETRILSSGPRTNPWFQESGPRILSDGDLLSFDTDLIGVYGMCVDMSRSWICGGLEPTTEQKRLYRIAHEHVRYNTDLVRPGVGFTELTQKAHRLPQSCREQRYGVIYHGVGLCDEYPSIRYPEDLESYGYEGQLQAGMALCVEAYVGEVGGRDGIKLENQILVTESGYELLTHYPFDESFLRD
- a CDS encoding SDR family NAD(P)-dependent oxidoreductase translates to MKRFENKVALVTGGRSGIGRAIALRLRDEGARVITAQRGSDPSFESICVDFGDPANAAHAMTQTLALAGRLDVLVNNAGMMQEILAEDMSLQDWNRNLTVNLTTPFALIKAALPHLRQSRGSIVNIGSTEGLGSNPKHAAYCASKAGLHGLTRAIAIDHGFEGIRCNAVAPGWIDTDLNIDFIEHMPDPQAFRQGLGRIHPVGRTGTPEEVASLVAWLASEEAGFVTGQVWTVDGGRMAKLSLPG
- a CDS encoding MFS transporter, yielding MSQHTSAQIPPARAMSDKQRKFIIKLTALISGGMLIDGFILGAIGIVMPAITHDLQLSLAWQGLIGASALIGIFIGGPLGGYLADKIGRKPMFTLDLAIFLVGSVAQFFVTEGWQLFAVRVLMGVAIGADYSIGWPLLAEFAPARLRGKLLCIQEVGWYVGYLLSYASGYVLTISHTANWNVILGLSTIPTVIVLLARLGTPESPRWLMSKGRRKEALALADEYMDPEERGDLEATPKASNSRGFLQLFSPEYIKATVFVSVFWICNVTPYFAIGTFVPAVLEHLGLEDGLTAGLGINAIAVLGTLIAAALIEKVGRRKLAIPPYGVATLSLLVVAFFYEASPMVTVICFLTFSLANAISTTLTGVYPGEVFPTEIRGVGVGFATATSRIGAAGGTFFLPFCMTQYGITTTVLIAAGISLFGWVVSYLLAPETKGKRLSETSAPSATTRQFSASSLEANR
- a CDS encoding LLM class flavin-dependent oxidoreductase; translated protein: MKLFAFDFSGPAHLSSGLWRHPEDCSSEYQSLQFWVEYARLLENACFDGIFFADNVGYHDVYQGSVDAALRDAAQIPANDPAYLIPAMAAATRHLGFGVTSTTAYDHPYSLARKFATLDHLTAGRIGWNVVTSYADSAARNLGSGVQNAHDDRYGIAEEFIEVALKLWEGSWEENAVVRDRENCTYVDPRRVHEIKHEGKHFKVPGIFLCEPSPQRTPVIFQAGGSSRGVALAAATAEAVFMNATSKAGLKNQVDRLRAQAAEAGRDPSHIAVLQMITVVTGRTDEEAEQRFEEYRRLVDYEGAMARYSGWAGLDMSTFDPDVPLRHVKTNAGQTMVDLFSKMDPTKEWTPRDIAEYIGIGGTAPVIVGGPKKVADELVAWVEETGIDGFNLGHAVKFQDIKDFADLVVPELQRRGVMRRGYEGSTLRESLFGAGQSRLADDHPGAAIARRLSQ
- a CDS encoding flavin reductase, whose protein sequence is MTSVQSIPSPMLSPAEQRKVYGLLPTSVVAISGVTAESTPTGFIVGTFQSLSLEPALVTFSIAKTSSTWPILRSQGRFTANVLSNRQLDVCKALGRKGEEKFKGLDFDQTAFGTPHLRNAVAWIDCTVLSEVVAGDHFMIVGSVNAMKVGSGDALIFSGGRFGDCNLWDPTEQQASATCEPSLLNRISDAWSRAWGEGDTGAFEALVAPDYVRHSKQGEMVRLPEMLLQIQESHAAFSDFKVEILHATEEEGLISLHWRTIAKHTGVFMDVPPTQRNVTVHGASFIRHRNGRITEEWVVWDPRELLSSMHIWHLGNHKVA
- a CDS encoding 2-keto-4-pentenoate hydratase; the encoded protein is MSIDVNALASKLMHARKTREPLESLVPVGTPTSIEDAMRVQQEVMRRRVAQGERIVGFKLGNIAKAMQSKFGVDQPDFGYLYDSHLRYENHRLTSDQFLAPYVELEPAFVLKQDLGGAHVTVADVISATDYVLPSLEIIDSSIKDWKIGIFETLADGASVGGVILSSQPRKLTDLNLSDLAGEIRINGEVVASGNTSAVFGNPVSAIAWLCRRVAAFGVSFKKGDVILPGSCLAAVELVPGSQVVGSFAGWEVGFEYVKAD
- a CDS encoding aldehyde dehydrogenase (NADP(+)) produces the protein MSVKGFNLIGQAEVAGSNPALWGIAAATGERLEPGFGGATLDDLDRACALAREAFNPYRETSLETRARFLERIAENILELGDTLVERCMAETGLPRARVEGERGRTMGQLRLFASVVREGSFQDARIDRAMPERTPLPRADLRLRNIPLGPVAVFGASNFPLAFSVAGGDSASALAAGCPVVVKAHSAHPGTSELVGQAVQRAVRECELPEGVFSLLFDSGREIAQALVADPRIKAVGFTGSRVGGVALMNIAAARPEPIPVYAEMSSINPVVLLPGALQERGAQIGQAFVSSLALGAGQFCTNPGLVIAVDGEGLQNFIRSASEALGKVAAQTMLTPGIYRSYCHGVHSLESNARVQPLAKGLAGGINQGQAALFMVAAEDFLDDYRLREEVFGSSSLVVRCANIVQVRQVIDVLEGQLTAALHLSPSDHRAARALIADLELKVGRILINGFGTGVEVAHAMVHGGPFPATSDSRTTSVGSLAIERFLRPVSYQDLPQALLPPALQDSNPEGIARRVEGQMVL
- a CDS encoding IclR family transcriptional regulator: MSRNSDDHHEETAQSTSDFNNKSVIKATMLLTELGRHLEGITVTELAQHVRLPRPTAFRLLLSLEQTGFVERVDNKYRLGWKIARLGRLADPYKGLISRLQPLLKGIADELNEMIGYAVVNGEADFDLIAEAHGSRLLTLSKGYVGTEFPVHASATGKLVMAELSDDKVRKLLPAKLESLASQTITSREAFIASLTEIREKGYSIVDDELEEGLFALAVAVRDTSQRLIGVLAITGPSQRMRARTIASIVDPLSATARIIAGILQEGQAAN
- a CDS encoding ATP-binding protein → MSDQPVPGNVTDGDRFRLLVDALTDHAIYMLDPQGRVSSWNRGAQHIKGYSAQEVLGRNFSMFYTDEDRANGEPQRALSVAATEGRFEKQAWRLRKDGTRFMAHVILDPIRAANGDILGFAKITRDITESVLAQKELDLAREALFQSQKLQAIGQLSGGIAHDFNNLLTVIRGNLELLSKRVDGDPRLSRLVDNALQGTERGVSLTQRMLAFARRQELRTEAVHLPQLVDNLLGLLRSSAGPQVTVLAQLGETLPAVHVDINQLELALLNLVSNARDAMPAGGSIRIVGAVHGRVDRLPHDEYVCLSIIDDGEGMDEHVLAYAADPFFTTKGVGKGTGLGLSMVHGLAEQLGGRLVLKSRKGQGTTAELWLPVDKDADPGVLPLTEGRQQPSFKPLTVLLVDDDSLVLNSTVLLLEDLGHRVVCATSGAQALLCLEQQPGIELMITDMIMPEMDGAQLAEVVRKLHPDLPIILATGYSGHLEGLAVQLPRLFKPYSQGQLAEILAQVLPEP